From Pseudomonas sp. FP2335, the proteins below share one genomic window:
- a CDS encoding class I SAM-dependent rRNA methyltransferase: MSLPSLRLKANADRRLRNGHLWVYSNEIDVAATPLHGFQAGDQAILEAAGGKTLGIVAMSPNNLICARLLSRDIKLPLDKSLLVHRLNVALSLRDRLFDKPFYRLVYGDSDLLPGLVVDRFGDILVVQIASATMEAHKEDVIAALTQVLKPSGILFKNDSAARDAEGLNRYVETVFGLVPEWVALEENGVKFEAPVIQGQKTGWFYDHRMNRARLAPYAKGKRVLDLYSYIGGWGVQAAAFGASEVFCVDASAFALDGVERNAALNGFAEKMTCIEGDVFEALKELKASEERFDVIVADPPAFIKRKKDMKNGEGAYRRLNEQAMRLLSKDGILVSASCSMHLPEDDLQNILLTSARHLDRNIQMLERGGQGPDHPVHPAIAETRYIKSITCRLLPNS; the protein is encoded by the coding sequence ATGTCCCTGCCAAGCCTGCGTCTCAAAGCCAACGCCGATCGTCGTTTGCGCAACGGCCACCTGTGGGTCTACAGCAACGAAATCGACGTGGCCGCCACCCCACTCCACGGCTTCCAGGCAGGCGACCAGGCTATCCTGGAAGCGGCCGGCGGCAAGACCCTGGGCATCGTGGCCATGAGCCCGAACAACCTGATCTGCGCCCGCCTGCTGTCGCGTGACATCAAGTTGCCGCTGGACAAGTCGCTGCTGGTGCACCGCCTGAACGTCGCCCTGTCCCTGCGTGACCGCCTGTTCGACAAGCCGTTCTACCGCCTGGTCTACGGCGATTCCGACCTGTTGCCAGGCCTGGTGGTCGACCGTTTCGGCGACATCCTGGTGGTACAGATCGCCTCGGCGACCATGGAAGCCCATAAAGAAGACGTGATCGCCGCCCTGACCCAAGTGCTCAAGCCCAGCGGCATCCTGTTCAAGAACGACTCCGCCGCACGCGACGCCGAAGGCCTCAACCGCTACGTCGAAACCGTGTTCGGCCTGGTGCCGGAGTGGGTGGCGCTGGAAGAAAACGGCGTGAAATTCGAAGCCCCGGTGATCCAGGGCCAGAAAACCGGCTGGTTCTACGACCACCGCATGAACCGCGCGCGCCTGGCCCCTTACGCCAAGGGCAAGCGCGTACTGGACCTGTACAGCTACATCGGCGGCTGGGGCGTGCAAGCTGCGGCCTTTGGTGCCAGTGAAGTATTCTGCGTCGACGCTTCCGCCTTCGCCCTCGACGGCGTGGAGCGCAACGCCGCGCTGAACGGCTTTGCCGAGAAAATGACCTGCATCGAAGGCGACGTGTTTGAAGCCTTGAAAGAACTGAAAGCCAGCGAAGAACGCTTCGACGTGATCGTCGCCGACCCACCGGCGTTCATCAAACGCAAAAAAGACATGAAGAACGGCGAAGGCGCCTACCGCCGCCTCAACGAGCAAGCCATGCGCCTGCTCAGCAAGGACGGCATCCTCGTCAGCGCTTCGTGCTCCATGCACCTGCCGGAAGACGACCTGCAAAACATCCTGCTGACCAGCGCCCGCCACCTGGACCGCAATATCCAGATGCTCGAACGCGGCGGCCAAGGCCCGGATCACCCGGTGCATCCGGCGATTGCCGAGACGCGCTACATCAAGAGCATCACGTGCCGGTTGCTGCCTAACAGCTAA
- a CDS encoding MFS transporter — protein MSGPALSRFILITCISLISFFPINILLPSFPALSAHFDTPTADVALSISLFTLVFAISQLVAGPLSDKWGRKEVLIGCISLSILGAIGCAWAPDYLSFLLFRSVQAMGCGFFVLGHALVEDLFDEQDRARVRLYYMTLSGSFVALSPLIFMDTLQLSEYQYALVLMVYGVAYLLGGVVASYLQKRITLSRQINIGLGLLSVAGVLLTLIVGMHAITTVTLLIPMLISALAVTLVRPAAISAAMLLFSSSAGTAASAGNSIMFLTAAVSSAALAQAGEHLLLSIALSFIVLSLWGLVTNRQTTARALPA, from the coding sequence ATGTCTGGGCCCGCCCTCTCGCGCTTCATCCTGATCACCTGCATTTCCCTGATCAGCTTCTTTCCGATCAATATCCTGCTGCCCTCCTTCCCCGCCCTGTCCGCCCACTTCGATACGCCCACCGCTGACGTCGCGCTGTCCATCAGCCTGTTCACGCTGGTCTTTGCGATCTCCCAACTGGTGGCCGGCCCGCTGTCGGATAAATGGGGGCGCAAGGAAGTGCTGATCGGCTGCATCAGCCTGTCGATCCTCGGCGCCATCGGTTGCGCATGGGCGCCGGATTACCTGAGCTTCCTGCTGTTTCGCAGTGTCCAGGCCATGGGCTGTGGATTTTTCGTGCTGGGCCACGCGCTGGTGGAAGACCTGTTCGACGAACAAGACCGCGCCCGCGTGCGCCTGTATTACATGACCTTGAGCGGCTCGTTTGTCGCGCTGTCACCGCTGATCTTCATGGACACGCTGCAGCTTTCCGAATACCAATACGCGCTGGTGCTGATGGTGTACGGCGTGGCCTACCTGCTCGGCGGCGTCGTGGCGTCGTATTTGCAAAAACGCATCACGCTGTCGCGGCAGATAAACATCGGCCTCGGCTTGCTGAGTGTCGCCGGGGTGCTGCTGACATTGATTGTCGGCATGCACGCCATCACCACGGTGACCTTGCTGATCCCGATGCTGATCAGCGCCCTGGCCGTGACCCTGGTAAGACCCGCCGCGATTTCCGCAGCGATGCTGCTGTTTTCCAGCAGCGCCGGCACGGCCGCGTCGGCGGGCAACAGCATCATGTTCCTCACCGCCGCCGTCAGCAGCGCGGCACTGGCCCAGGCCGGCGAGCATCTGCTGCTGAGCATCGCCCTCAGTTTTATCGTGCTCAGCCTATGGGGGCTGGTGACCAACCGGCAGACTACGGCTCGCGCATTACCGGCGTGA
- a CDS encoding DUF4153 domain-containing protein, with the protein MPGINRFLGFYLLIGLVQGIAFYYSDQLYRLNEALFFVTYTLVLVGGTTLQLLGEKVRHWRSLLPTLLFTLLMGGMTLWVCYGVEHIGDNRWAINSWFISVVVLSYVCASFLFAWPSAKGQRWRYEDLFQQAWNSVFIVLYALILVGLFMALLKLWGRLFLMLGIEFFEHHFWSELFLCFALPLVFALGMYLAARSEKVIGQMRGMLFSACGLLLPLIALISVLFTLALPFTGLGRIWATGYSTPILLVLAGAQLFLLNGVFQDGAQPRPYPKWLTRFIELSLLCLPVLAALAFYSSWLRVEQYALSPQRFIALAAASLCGLYGLAAVWAVVLRKPVWLGNLRVTNPALALLFCALVVLINTPLLNPVQISVNDQVQRLLDGRTKAEAFDAHYLRFGLEKAGEEAYAKLQEDLDKERILDADSRRALRERMDDTALSFSEQYEKERARRPKPELEWIGPKPKGSEQFAELSLATDSPCESNCVLWAVDLDLDGQPEVLAIPNTGYRQDSKPPRIFALDEKGQWDDRGPLVWTQLPDGYVDTETLIHDIRIGRIELVKPRYRQLQTSDMLLTPVMREP; encoded by the coding sequence ATGCCCGGTATCAATCGTTTTCTTGGGTTCTACCTGCTGATCGGCCTGGTCCAGGGAATCGCCTTCTATTACTCCGACCAGCTGTATCGCTTGAACGAAGCGCTGTTTTTTGTCACCTACACCCTGGTCCTGGTGGGCGGCACCACGTTGCAGTTGCTCGGGGAAAAAGTCCGGCACTGGCGTTCGCTGTTGCCGACGCTGCTGTTCACCCTGCTGATGGGCGGCATGACGTTGTGGGTGTGTTATGGCGTCGAGCATATCGGCGACAACCGTTGGGCGATCAACTCGTGGTTTATCAGTGTGGTGGTGCTGAGCTACGTCTGCGCCAGCTTCCTGTTTGCCTGGCCCTCGGCCAAAGGCCAGCGCTGGCGCTATGAAGACCTGTTCCAGCAAGCCTGGAACAGCGTGTTCATCGTGCTCTACGCGTTGATCCTGGTGGGGCTGTTCATGGCGTTGCTCAAGCTGTGGGGCCGGCTGTTCCTGATGTTGGGCATCGAGTTCTTCGAGCATCATTTCTGGAGTGAGTTGTTCCTGTGTTTCGCCCTGCCACTGGTGTTCGCGCTCGGCATGTACTTGGCGGCCCGCAGTGAAAAAGTCATCGGCCAGATGCGCGGCATGCTGTTCAGCGCGTGTGGTTTGCTACTGCCGTTGATTGCGCTGATCAGCGTGCTGTTTACCCTGGCCCTGCCGTTTACCGGGCTTGGGCGGATATGGGCGACGGGCTATTCCACACCGATTTTGCTGGTGCTGGCCGGGGCTCAGCTGTTTCTGCTCAACGGGGTGTTCCAGGATGGCGCGCAGCCTCGGCCGTATCCAAAGTGGCTGACGCGGTTTATCGAGTTGAGCCTGTTGTGCCTGCCGGTGCTCGCGGCGCTGGCGTTTTATTCGAGCTGGCTGCGGGTCGAGCAATACGCCTTGTCGCCGCAACGGTTCATTGCGCTGGCGGCGGCATCACTGTGTGGTTTGTACGGCCTGGCGGCGGTGTGGGCGGTGGTGCTGCGTAAACCGGTGTGGCTGGGCAACTTGCGTGTGACCAACCCGGCACTGGCGTTGCTGTTTTGTGCGCTGGTGGTGTTGATCAACACGCCGCTGCTCAACCCGGTACAGATCAGTGTGAATGATCAGGTGCAACGCTTGCTGGACGGGCGCACCAAGGCCGAGGCCTTTGATGCGCACTACCTGCGTTTTGGCCTGGAGAAGGCCGGCGAGGAGGCTTACGCCAAGTTGCAGGAGGATCTGGATAAAGAGCGCATTCTTGACGCGGATTCGCGTCGTGCCTTGCGCGAGCGCATGGACGACACGGCGCTGAGTTTCAGCGAACAGTATGAAAAGGAGCGCGCCCGCCGGCCCAAGCCCGAACTCGAATGGATCGGTCCCAAGCCCAAGGGCAGCGAGCAGTTTGCCGAACTGAGCCTGGCTACCGACTCACCGTGCGAGTCCAACTGTGTGTTGTGGGCGGTGGATCTGGACCTGGACGGCCAGCCCGAAGTGCTGGCGATTCCAAACACCGGCTACCGCCAAGACTCCAAGCCACCGCGCATCTTTGCCCTGGATGAGAAAGGCCAATGGGACGATCGCGGCCCACTGGTCTGGACGCAACTGCCGGACGGCTATGTGGACACCGAAACGCTGATCCACGACATCCGCATCGGCAGGATCGAACTGGTCAAGCCGCGTTACCGGCAATTGCAGACCAGTGACATGCTGCTCACGCCGGTAATGCGCGAGCCGTAG
- the ilvD gene encoding dihydroxy-acid dehydratase — MPDYRSKTSTHGRNMAGARALWRATGMKDDDFKKPIIAIANSFTQFVPGHVHLKDLGQLVAREIERAGGVAKEFNTIAVDDGIAMGHDGMLYSLPSREIIADSVEYMVNAHCADAIVCISNCDKITPGMLMAALRLNIPVIFVSGGPMEAGKTKLASHGLDLVDAMVIAADSSASDEKVAEYERSACPTCGSCSGMFTANSMNCLVEALGLALPGNGSTLATHSDREQLFLQAGRTIVELCKRYYGENDDSVLPRNIANFKAFENAMTLDIAMGGSTNTILHLLAAAQEAEIDFDLRDIDRLSRHVPQLCKVAPNIQKYHMEDVHRAGGIFSILGSLARGGLLHTDLPTVHSRSMEEAIAKWDITQTDDEAVHHFFKAGPAGIPTQTAFSQSTRWDTLDDDRENGCIRSVEHAYSKEGGLAVLYGNIALDGCVVKTAGVDESIHVFEGRAKIYESQDSSVRGILADEVKEGDIVIIRYEGPKGGPGMQEMLYPTSYLKSKGLGKACALLTDGRFSGGTSGLSIGHASPEAAAGGAIGLVQDGDKVLIDIPNRSINLLISDEELAARRVEQDKKGWKPVEKRPRKVTTALKAYALLATSADKGAVRNKAMLDGL, encoded by the coding sequence ATGCCTGATTACCGCTCGAAAACATCCACCCACGGCCGCAACATGGCCGGCGCGCGCGCACTGTGGCGTGCCACGGGGATGAAAGATGACGACTTCAAGAAGCCGATCATCGCGATTGCCAACTCGTTCACCCAGTTCGTACCCGGCCATGTCCACCTCAAGGACCTGGGCCAACTGGTCGCCCGCGAGATCGAACGCGCCGGCGGTGTGGCGAAAGAATTCAACACCATCGCCGTCGACGACGGCATCGCCATGGGCCATGACGGCATGCTGTATTCCCTGCCGAGCCGCGAGATCATCGCCGACTCCGTGGAATACATGGTCAACGCCCACTGCGCCGACGCCATCGTGTGCATCTCCAACTGCGACAAGATCACCCCCGGCATGCTGATGGCCGCCCTGCGCCTGAACATCCCGGTGATCTTCGTCTCCGGCGGCCCGATGGAAGCCGGCAAGACCAAGCTCGCCTCCCACGGCCTCGACCTGGTAGACGCCATGGTCATCGCCGCCGATTCCAGCGCTTCTGACGAGAAGGTCGCGGAATACGAGCGCAGCGCTTGCCCTACGTGCGGCTCGTGCTCCGGCATGTTCACCGCCAACTCGATGAACTGCCTGGTGGAAGCCCTGGGCCTGGCCTTGCCGGGCAACGGTTCGACACTGGCCACCCACAGCGACCGCGAGCAGCTGTTCCTGCAGGCCGGCCGCACCATCGTCGAGCTGTGCAAGCGTTACTACGGCGAGAACGATGACTCGGTGTTGCCGCGCAACATTGCCAACTTCAAGGCGTTCGAAAACGCCATGACCCTGGACATCGCCATGGGCGGTTCCACCAACACCATCCTGCACTTGCTGGCCGCGGCCCAGGAAGCCGAGATCGATTTCGACCTGCGCGACATCGACCGCCTGTCCCGCCACGTGCCGCAGCTGTGCAAAGTCGCGCCGAACATCCAGAAGTACCACATGGAAGACGTGCACCGCGCCGGCGGGATCTTCTCGATCCTCGGCTCCCTGGCCCGTGGCGGCCTGCTGCACACCGACCTGCCGACCGTGCACAGCCGCAGCATGGAAGAAGCCATCGCCAAGTGGGACATCACCCAGACAGACGACGAAGCGGTGCACCACTTCTTCAAGGCTGGCCCGGCCGGCATCCCGACGCAAACCGCGTTCAGCCAGTCGACCCGTTGGGACACGCTGGATGACGACCGTGAAAACGGCTGCATCCGCAGCGTCGAGCACGCCTACTCAAAAGAAGGCGGCCTGGCCGTGCTGTACGGCAACATCGCTCTGGATGGCTGCGTGGTGAAAACCGCCGGTGTGGATGAATCCATCCACGTCTTCGAAGGCCGCGCCAAGATCTACGAAAGCCAGGACAGCTCGGTTCGCGGCATCCTCGCCGACGAAGTGAAGGAAGGCGACATCGTGATCATCCGCTACGAAGGCCCGAAAGGCGGCCCGGGTATGCAGGAAATGCTCTACCCGACCTCCTACCTGAAATCCAAGGGCCTGGGCAAAGCCTGCGCCTTGCTGACCGACGGCCGTTTCTCCGGCGGCACCTCGGGCCTGTCCATCGGCCACGCTTCGCCGGAAGCCGCAGCCGGCGGCGCGATCGGCCTGGTGCAGGATGGCGACAAGGTGCTGATCGACATTCCGAACCGCTCGATCAACCTGTTGATCAGCGATGAAGAACTGGCGGCACGCCGGGTCGAGCAGGACAAGAAGGGGTGGAAGCCGGTGGAGAAGCGTCCGCGCAAAGTCACCACCGCGTTGAAAGCCTATGCCCTGCTGGCCACCAGTGCCGACAAGGGTGCCGTGCGTAACAAGGCGATGCTTGACGGGCTATAA
- a CDS encoding putative adhesin, with protein sequence MPRIAPAPSFTVAPQLQHPPQHKANLPPNGATALGEHFYLFQGPTQQSPRKLVISAHGAYLPGMNLKVPENTSLVFYGPDGHSLQDPTLGGVARETVNIYEKTRPGEDVRNYLLGKYPEDSYNNIRYTVNNSDFDVLTVRNRKTPSLALRNIAITLQDALTEVNNKGLQYQEIHASFCRPNLLNPAAPLYRATLREESCDTVPATGAPIQDKSSG encoded by the coding sequence ATGCCCAGAATCGCGCCTGCACCTTCTTTCACTGTTGCCCCGCAACTCCAGCATCCTCCACAACACAAAGCAAACCTGCCGCCAAACGGGGCAACGGCCCTTGGTGAACATTTCTACCTATTCCAAGGCCCGACACAGCAGTCTCCCAGAAAACTGGTCATCAGCGCCCATGGCGCCTACCTTCCGGGTATGAACTTGAAAGTGCCAGAGAACACGTCTCTTGTTTTTTATGGCCCGGATGGCCATTCGCTGCAAGACCCCACCCTGGGTGGCGTAGCCCGAGAAACCGTGAATATTTACGAGAAAACGCGCCCAGGTGAAGACGTCCGAAATTATCTGCTCGGCAAATACCCGGAGGACTCTTACAACAACATTCGGTATACCGTGAACAACTCGGACTTCGACGTGCTGACTGTACGCAACCGGAAAACCCCTTCACTCGCCTTGAGGAACATAGCCATCACTTTGCAGGATGCCCTGACGGAGGTGAATAACAAGGGGCTGCAGTATCAAGAGATTCACGCTTCATTCTGTCGCCCGAACCTGCTTAATCCTGCAGCACCTCTATACCGTGCCACTTTGCGTGAAGAAAGTTGCGATACAGTCCCGGCAACTGGAGCGCCGATACAGGATAAGTCGTCAGGCTGA
- a CDS encoding TonB-dependent siderophore receptor, translated as MAHRYAARPLLALAISLASGTAPLYLQAAETIQAQTYRFDIPGQSLDGALAAFSALTRVQVLVNGELTQGVVSPGVKGNLGQREALGQLLGGTGLSAAFINADTVTLEKRVDAGGTLEVGATTISAERLGVTTEGTGSYTTGAVTIGKGEQKLKDIPQSVSVMTRKQMDDQNTTKLSDVVKRTPGLTATKSPGPGMFIFSRGFEVGTLQYDGVGIPRNTYTLGSYLTENMAIYDRVETLRGPAALLQGANSPGGTMNLVRKRGQQAPTVTITAKAGSWDHYGTQVDAGGPLNPEGTLRGRFVADYDTTNSFVDYAGGWNQTVYGAVDYDFTPDTTVGVGISNQKGHSRPNFMSLPRYANGSDIGLPRSTFVGASWNRAVNNQTQVFADLEHRFNDDWKVKAALVAMDEHNDATYQATWDTVPNPGDTGNVRYIDWVTDFNTKSRGADVYVNGKFDGLGFQQEMVLGANYSKLTTDDQWARAATNGADIFNIDHNRVQRDKYQLFQAGNASKSWYDIRQKGIYGTWRVKVLDPLTLILGARTSWYEYSYIGQNGRQGVYGAAEESTTQTSGKVTPYAGLVYALNDQWSAYASYADAFEPQTNLTTSGSLLKPIEGKNYELGIKGELADGRLNTSFAIFRYDQENRGVQDLQGPMNCNGWYCSVASGKVRSQGFEATLGGEVLPGLQLVSSYTYNTTKFLKDDTYEGKVFSTWTPKHLLKVWGDYQLPGDWQKFSVGAGVTAQSSTVAYDRTFSVPGNALWDSRVAYKINQEFTVAANLNNMFDKKYYIPAYNANWGSNYYGDPRNVMFTMTYTPQF; from the coding sequence ATGGCACACCGATACGCCGCACGGCCCTTGCTGGCACTGGCCATTTCCTTGGCCAGCGGCACTGCGCCGCTGTATTTGCAGGCTGCTGAGACCATCCAGGCCCAGACTTACCGCTTCGATATTCCAGGGCAAAGCCTGGACGGTGCGCTGGCGGCATTTTCGGCGCTGACGCGGGTGCAGGTGTTGGTGAATGGTGAGTTGACCCAGGGGGTGGTGTCGCCGGGGGTGAAGGGCAACCTGGGGCAGCGTGAAGCCTTGGGGCAACTGCTCGGCGGCACGGGCTTGAGCGCAGCGTTTATCAATGCCGATACCGTCACCCTGGAAAAGCGTGTGGACGCCGGTGGCACCCTCGAAGTCGGCGCCACCACCATCAGTGCCGAGCGCCTGGGCGTCACCACCGAAGGTACCGGCTCCTACACCACGGGGGCCGTGACCATCGGCAAGGGCGAGCAGAAACTCAAGGACATCCCGCAGTCGGTCAGCGTCATGACCCGCAAGCAGATGGACGACCAGAACACCACCAAGCTGTCCGATGTGGTCAAGCGCACGCCCGGCCTGACGGCGACCAAATCTCCTGGCCCTGGCATGTTCATCTTCTCCCGTGGTTTCGAAGTGGGCACGCTGCAATACGACGGCGTGGGCATCCCGCGTAACACCTACACACTGGGCAGCTACCTCACCGAAAACATGGCGATCTACGACCGCGTCGAAACCCTGCGCGGCCCGGCCGCCTTGCTGCAAGGCGCCAACAGCCCCGGCGGCACCATGAATCTGGTGCGCAAGCGTGGCCAGCAGGCGCCCACAGTGACCATCACCGCCAAGGCCGGCTCGTGGGACCACTACGGCACCCAAGTCGATGCCGGTGGCCCGCTCAACCCGGAAGGCACCTTGCGCGGCCGGTTTGTGGCGGATTACGACACCACCAACTCCTTCGTCGATTACGCGGGCGGCTGGAACCAGACCGTCTACGGCGCCGTCGACTACGACTTCACGCCAGACACTACCGTGGGCGTCGGCATCAGTAACCAGAAAGGCCACTCACGCCCCAATTTCATGTCGTTGCCCCGCTACGCCAATGGCAGTGATATCGGCCTGCCGCGTTCGACCTTTGTCGGCGCCAGCTGGAACCGTGCCGTCAACAACCAGACCCAGGTGTTCGCCGACCTGGAGCATCGTTTCAACGATGACTGGAAAGTGAAGGCTGCGCTGGTGGCAATGGACGAGCATAACGACGCGACGTACCAGGCGACGTGGGATACCGTCCCCAACCCCGGTGATACGGGCAATGTGCGCTACATCGACTGGGTGACCGACTTCAATACCAAAAGTCGTGGCGCGGACGTGTATGTCAACGGCAAGTTCGACGGCCTGGGTTTCCAACAGGAAATGGTCCTGGGCGCCAACTATTCCAAACTCACCACCGACGACCAGTGGGCGCGGGCGGCAACGAATGGCGCGGATATTTTCAACATCGACCACAACCGTGTGCAGCGCGACAAATACCAGTTGTTCCAGGCGGGGAACGCCTCGAAGAGCTGGTATGACATTCGCCAGAAAGGCATCTACGGCACCTGGCGCGTCAAGGTGCTGGACCCGCTCACGCTGATCCTCGGCGCGCGCACCAGTTGGTATGAGTACTCCTACATCGGCCAGAACGGTCGCCAGGGCGTGTACGGCGCTGCCGAGGAAAGCACCACGCAAACCTCCGGCAAGGTCACCCCGTATGCAGGCCTGGTCTATGCCCTGAACGATCAATGGTCGGCCTACGCCAGCTACGCCGATGCGTTCGAGCCGCAAACCAACCTGACCACCTCCGGCTCGCTGCTCAAGCCTATCGAGGGCAAGAACTACGAGCTGGGCATCAAGGGTGAACTGGCCGATGGCCGCCTCAACACCTCGTTTGCGATCTTCCGCTACGACCAGGAAAACCGTGGCGTCCAGGACCTGCAAGGGCCGATGAACTGCAATGGCTGGTACTGCTCGGTGGCCTCGGGCAAGGTCCGCAGCCAGGGTTTTGAAGCCACATTGGGCGGTGAAGTGCTGCCGGGTCTGCAACTGGTCTCCAGCTACACCTACAACACCACCAAGTTCCTCAAGGACGACACCTACGAAGGCAAGGTCTTCAGCACTTGGACGCCCAAGCACCTGCTCAAGGTGTGGGGCGACTACCAATTGCCGGGGGACTGGCAGAAGTTCAGCGTCGGTGCTGGCGTGACGGCGCAAAGCAGCACCGTCGCCTACGACCGCACCTTCAGCGTGCCGGGCAATGCACTGTGGGATTCGCGGGTGGCCTACAAGATCAACCAGGAGTTCACCGTCGCGGCGAACCTGAACAATATGTTCGACAAGAAGTACTACATCCCGGCGTACAACGCGAACTGGGGCAGTAACTACTATGGCGACCCGCGCAATGTGATGTTCACCATGACCTACACTCCACAGTTCTGA
- a CDS encoding FecR family protein, with the protein MTALPTADALFEEACAWYFRLQAEDVTPAEMDAFAAWLGQGQPQDDAWQEVQAMLGGLREPARLIRRAEQAAWRKPARRWAYAAAVLLAVGLTVQNTPWLDRLRADYATGTGESRTVELADGSQLQLNTDSAIQVRMSGGERQIRLLRGEGFFSVTKDPARPFVVQSGEGWVKVVGTQFSVARRDAQTRVQVAEGKVQVSAGMGEPVYLAPGRAVEYQDQRLADVHAFDPASGFAWRQRQLVFRQQPLSEVVNELNRYWPGKTLVLGDALRNRVVSGVFEIDKPDAVIRALEYTLNLHAERYTPYLLVLREGKAS; encoded by the coding sequence ATGACTGCGTTACCCACTGCCGACGCGTTGTTCGAAGAAGCGTGCGCCTGGTACTTCCGCTTGCAGGCCGAGGACGTGACCCCGGCCGAGATGGACGCCTTTGCCGCCTGGCTCGGGCAGGGCCAGCCCCAGGACGACGCGTGGCAGGAAGTGCAGGCGATGCTCGGCGGTTTGCGTGAACCGGCACGGTTGATCCGCCGCGCCGAGCAGGCCGCGTGGCGCAAACCCGCGCGGCGCTGGGCTTATGCCGCTGCCGTGCTGCTGGCGGTTGGGCTGACCGTACAGAACACGCCCTGGCTCGACCGCCTGCGCGCGGACTACGCCACCGGCACCGGCGAATCGCGCACGGTCGAATTGGCCGATGGCTCTCAGTTGCAACTCAACACCGACAGCGCGATTCAAGTGCGCATGAGCGGCGGCGAGCGTCAGATTCGTCTGCTGCGTGGCGAAGGTTTTTTCAGCGTGACCAAGGACCCGGCGCGGCCGTTCGTGGTGCAGTCCGGTGAGGGCTGGGTCAAGGTGGTCGGCACCCAGTTCAGCGTGGCGCGGCGCGATGCGCAGACGCGGGTGCAGGTGGCCGAGGGCAAGGTGCAGGTCAGTGCGGGCATGGGCGAGCCGGTCTACCTGGCGCCGGGACGGGCGGTGGAATATCAGGACCAGCGCCTCGCCGACGTGCACGCTTTCGATCCCGCCAGCGGTTTCGCCTGGCGCCAGCGCCAACTGGTGTTCCGCCAACAGCCGCTGTCGGAAGTGGTCAACGAGTTGAACCGTTACTGGCCCGGCAAGACCTTGGTGCTTGGCGACGCGTTGCGCAATCGCGTGGTCTCCGGCGTGTTTGAGATCGACAAACCCGATGCCGTAATCAGGGCGCTGGAATACACCCTCAACCTGCATGCCGAGCGCTACACCCCGTATTTGCTGGTGTTGCGCGAAGGCAAAGCGTCCTGA
- a CDS encoding RNA polymerase sigma factor has protein sequence MLSWNSQIARLFAEQKKALEAFVTRRTGSAQVAADLTQESFLRLARLDSGEKIDNLPAFLFTIASNLVRDHQRQAIRRERLDAGEPSEELPCSNPGADEQLAAYQQEQLMQDAILALPEATRQIFLLYHVDELSYRQIGERLSITPRSVEYQLRRALIECRAYIKTRLACDAQGRRT, from the coding sequence GTGCTCTCCTGGAATTCGCAGATCGCGCGCCTGTTCGCGGAGCAGAAGAAAGCCCTCGAAGCCTTCGTCACCCGCCGCACCGGCAGCGCCCAGGTAGCCGCCGACCTGACCCAGGAATCGTTCCTGCGCCTGGCCCGGTTGGACTCCGGCGAGAAGATCGACAACCTCCCGGCCTTTCTCTTCACCATCGCCAGTAACCTGGTGCGCGATCACCAGCGCCAGGCCATTCGCCGTGAGCGCCTGGACGCCGGCGAGCCCAGCGAAGAACTGCCGTGCAGCAACCCCGGCGCCGATGAACAATTGGCCGCCTACCAGCAGGAGCAACTGATGCAGGACGCGATCCTGGCGTTGCCCGAGGCGACTCGGCAGATCTTCCTGCTCTATCATGTCGACGAACTTTCCTACCGCCAGATTGGCGAACGCCTGTCTATCACCCCGCGCAGCGTGGAATACCAATTGCGTCGCGCCTTGATTGAATGCCGCGCCTACATCAAGACGCGGCTTGCCTGCGATGCACAAGGACGTCGGACATGA